A stretch of Schistocerca cancellata isolate TAMUIC-IGC-003103 chromosome 3, iqSchCanc2.1, whole genome shotgun sequence DNA encodes these proteins:
- the LOC126176168 gene encoding uncharacterized protein LOC126176168, with protein sequence MCAETFEKWFQDVLPPLQENAVIVLDNAPYHSRRKQKVPNANSNMHQISEWLKSKNIDFEDGMLKKELLDTVKNHRTAHSEYAIDEIANNAGKTVLIIPPYHCELNTIELVWAKIKGYVAVKNKTYKMPEVKVLLEEAVRTVTAEDSNKCVLHVVEKVETQMWKLDCIIEEREERFVINLNGNSSSSTE encoded by the coding sequence atgtgcgccgaaaccttcgagaagtggtttcaagatgttcttcctccgcttcaggaaaatgcagttattgttcttgataacgcgccgtaccattctcggagaaaacaaaaagttcccaatgcgaattccaatatgcaccaaatatcagagtggctaaaatctaaaaacatcgatttcgaagacggtatgttgaagaaagaacttttagatacagttaaaaatcacagaacagcgcacagcgaatacgcaatagatgaaattgcgaataatgcagggaaaacagttctcataattcctccgtaccactgtgaattaaacaccatcgagttagtgtgggccaaaatcaaaggctatgttgcagtgaaaaacaaaacatacaaaatgccggaagttaaagtactgctagaagaagcagtaagaacagtgactgcagaggattcgaacaagtgcgtcctccatgtcgtagaaaaagtggaaactcaaatgtggaaattagactgcattatagaggagagagaggagcggtttgttataaatctcaatggaaacagttcaagttcgacagagtga